A single Sulfurimonas crateris DNA region contains:
- the soxB gene encoding thiosulfohydrolase SoxB codes for MEISRRDFMHICAIFGIGAATSATAAPRMASQISLKDIYAFKNTGNFTLLHMCDLHAHLKPLYWREPSTLISAPNLTGTPGFLCGESFAKHYGLEPSSLDAYFDTHVDFETLAKKFGKMGGVAHIKTLVDHIRKTRGADNVLFLDSGDTWQGTGVALKTRGEAIVKAQNNIGVDVMVGHWEFTYGKERVRELIEMLDGKFISQNVVGNDSFADDFEELIFEPYTIEERGGAKIGIIGQSFPFTSTANPKEFTQGWSFGLRLETLQEYVNELRDEHNVDCVVVLSHDGFSVDQEVARKVHGIDFILSGHTHDPSPKPIVINGTVIAIAGSHGKYIGRLDIDAKDGKVNNYEYKLIPIASNIIPADTECEKLVDELYAPYASEMNEVLGRTKNILYKRDTFFSTFDQLINDAIIDEMKCDISFTPGYRWGTTVLAGEEILMDNVYEMCGITYPNVYTFELKGERIAKLLEDIADNVFNENPLYQQGGDMSRLGGATYDIAVGNSTGKRISNLKIGGKPIDLKKTYIVSSWGGNLQNAGENLQKDKIRAVYDVTRDYIKRKKVVDVSNEGNVRVVDYACGCPPKGQTSCN; via the coding sequence ATGGAGATTTCAAGAAGAGATTTTATGCATATATGTGCGATTTTTGGAATCGGCGCTGCAACTTCTGCAACTGCCGCACCAAGAATGGCGTCACAAATATCGCTTAAAGATATTTACGCTTTTAAAAATACGGGAAACTTTACGCTGCTTCACATGTGCGATTTACATGCACACTTAAAGCCGCTTTACTGGAGAGAGCCTTCCACGCTCATCTCTGCGCCAAATCTTACCGGAACACCCGGTTTTTTATGCGGCGAGTCGTTTGCAAAACACTACGGCTTAGAGCCAAGCTCACTAGATGCTTACTTTGATACCCATGTTGATTTTGAAACACTAGCTAAAAAGTTTGGGAAAATGGGTGGTGTGGCACATATCAAAACATTAGTAGACCATATAAGAAAAACAAGAGGAGCCGATAATGTTCTCTTTTTGGATTCAGGTGATACATGGCAAGGTACCGGTGTGGCACTAAAGACTAGGGGCGAAGCTATTGTCAAGGCACAAAACAATATAGGCGTAGATGTTATGGTCGGACACTGGGAGTTTACATACGGTAAAGAGCGCGTTAGAGAGCTTATTGAGATGCTTGATGGAAAGTTTATCTCTCAAAATGTTGTAGGAAACGACTCTTTCGCTGATGATTTTGAAGAGTTGATTTTTGAACCCTATACTATAGAAGAGAGAGGCGGCGCAAAGATAGGCATCATCGGGCAGTCGTTTCCTTTTACGTCGACTGCGAACCCTAAAGAGTTTACACAAGGGTGGAGTTTCGGTCTTCGCTTAGAGACACTTCAAGAGTATGTTAATGAGTTAAGAGATGAGCATAATGTTGATTGTGTCGTTGTACTCTCGCATGACGGCTTTAGCGTAGATCAGGAAGTGGCACGTAAAGTACATGGCATAGACTTTATTTTAAGCGGGCACACGCATGATCCATCTCCAAAGCCTATCGTCATTAACGGAACGGTTATAGCCATTGCGGGAAGTCATGGAAAATACATAGGACGTTTAGATATCGATGCGAAAGATGGCAAGGTAAATAACTATGAGTACAAGCTTATTCCTATTGCATCTAACATAATTCCGGCAGATACTGAATGTGAGAAGCTTGTTGATGAGCTTTATGCGCCATATGCTTCTGAGATGAATGAAGTGCTTGGGAGAACAAAAAATATTCTTTACAAAAGAGATACATTCTTCTCAACATTTGATCAGCTTATCAATGATGCTATCATAGATGAGATGAAGTGTGATATCTCCTTTACCCCTGGTTATAGATGGGGAACAACCGTTTTGGCGGGAGAAGAGATTTTAATGGATAATGTTTATGAAATGTGCGGTATAACCTATCCGAACGTCTACACTTTTGAGTTAAAAGGCGAGAGGATAGCAAAACTCTTAGAGGACATTGCCGATAACGTATTTAATGAAAATCCGCTCTATCAGCAAGGCGGAGATATGAGTCGGCTTGGTGGAGCGACGTATGATATTGCAGTGGGCAATTCTACGGGCAAGCGTATATCAAATCTTAAAATTGGCGGCAAGCCGATAGATTTGAAGAAAACTTACATTGTCTCTTCATGGGGTGGGAACTTGCAAAATGCAGGAGAAAATCTTCAAAAAGATAAGATCAGAGCGGTATATGATGTTACAAGAGATTATATCAAGCGTAAAAAAGTAGTAGATGTAAGTAATGAGGGTAACGTAAGAGTTGTTGATTATGCATGCGGATGTCCTCCAAAGGGTCAGACAAGCTGCAATTAG